Proteins from a genomic interval of Burkholderia cepacia GG4:
- a CDS encoding cupredoxin domain-containing protein encodes MTRFAIGFALALLGASATSAFAADDVVNLTLKDHKFSPEGVTIPAGKKVKFVVKNLDATPAEFESDDFKAEKVVPAGKSVEILVGPLKAGTYEFHDEYHEAQSKTHLTVK; translated from the coding sequence ATGACTCGTTTCGCTATCGGCTTCGCACTGGCCCTGCTGGGCGCATCGGCAACCTCCGCATTCGCTGCCGACGATGTCGTCAACCTGACGCTGAAGGATCACAAGTTTTCGCCCGAAGGCGTGACGATCCCGGCCGGCAAGAAGGTGAAGTTCGTTGTGAAGAACCTCGATGCGACGCCCGCGGAATTCGAGAGCGACGATTTCAAGGCGGAGAAGGTCGTGCCGGCCGGCAAGTCGGTCGAGATCCTGGTCGGGCCGCTGAAGGCAGGCACCTACGAGTTCCACGACGAGTATCACGAAGCGCAGTCGAAGACGCACCTGACCGTCAAGTAA
- a CDS encoding FTR1 family iron permease, with amino-acid sequence MLSTALIVFREVLEAALVVSIVMAATKGVPRRGWWVGGGLVGGVIGAGLIAAFADVISQWASGMGQEVFNAGVMFVATLMLAWHCIWMSRHGREMALHMGEVGRAVAAGSRPLTGLAIVVGVAVLREGSEAVLFLYGIAAGDPGQTPQMIVGGLLGVLGGAGLGYAMYAGLLQIPLKRLFSVTNGLIVLLAAGMASQCVGFLLAAGLVPSWGDAVWDTSWLLKETSIVGKALHTLIGYTARPAGIQIAAYVATLVTIVVLARLVGRPQTAMRPPRPAA; translated from the coding sequence ATGCTGTCTACTGCCCTGATCGTCTTTCGTGAAGTGCTCGAGGCCGCGCTGGTGGTCTCGATCGTGATGGCCGCGACGAAGGGCGTGCCGCGCCGCGGCTGGTGGGTCGGCGGCGGGCTCGTCGGCGGCGTGATCGGCGCCGGCCTGATCGCCGCATTCGCGGACGTGATCTCGCAATGGGCGTCCGGCATGGGGCAGGAAGTCTTCAACGCCGGCGTGATGTTCGTCGCGACGCTGATGCTGGCCTGGCACTGCATCTGGATGAGCCGGCACGGCCGCGAGATGGCGCTGCACATGGGTGAGGTCGGGCGGGCCGTCGCGGCCGGCAGCCGGCCGCTGACGGGGCTCGCGATCGTGGTCGGCGTGGCGGTATTGCGCGAGGGCTCCGAGGCCGTGCTGTTTCTGTACGGCATCGCGGCGGGCGATCCGGGGCAGACGCCGCAGATGATCGTCGGCGGGCTGCTCGGCGTGCTCGGCGGGGCCGGGCTCGGCTATGCGATGTACGCGGGCCTGCTGCAGATTCCGCTGAAGCGCCTGTTCTCCGTCACCAACGGGCTGATCGTGCTGCTCGCGGCAGGGATGGCGAGCCAGTGCGTCGGTTTCCTGCTCGCCGCCGGCCTCGTGCCGTCGTGGGGCGATGCGGTGTGGGATACGTCGTGGCTGCTCAAGGAAACGAGCATCGTCGGCAAGGCGCTGCATACGCTGATCGGCTATACCGCGCGTCCGGCGGGCATCCAGATCGCCGCGTACGTCGCGACGCTGGTCACGATCGTCGTGCTGGCACGGCTCGTCGGCCGGCCCCAGACGGCCATGCGGCCGCCGCGGCCGGCGGCCTGA
- a CDS encoding aldehyde dehydrogenase, whose amino-acid sequence MNKLTLADWQDKAASLEIDGRAFIDGASRDAHGGKTFDCVSPIDGRVLAKVADCGEADVNAAVAAARRAFDAGVWAGLNPRARKAVLLRWGALMREHLDELALLETLDAGKPIGDTTTVDVPGAAYCVEWFAEAIDKVGGEVAPADHHLVGLVTREPVGVVAAVVPWNFPILMAAWKFGPALAAGNSVVLKPSEKSPLTAIRVAQLAYEAGIPAGVFNVVPGAGEPGKLLALHRDVDCIAFTGSTAVGKLIMQYAAQSNLKRAWLELGGKSPNIVLPDCPDLDRAAQAAAGAIFYNMGEMCTAGSRLLVHRDIKDAFIEKLVAAARAYVPGNPLDPSVSMGAIVDGIQLERVLGYIDAGRKEGTLVTGGARVKEESGGFYVEPTVFEVKPDARIAREEIFGPVLSVIVFDDVDEAVRIANDTEYGLAAAVWTSDLTTAHDVSRRLRAGTVWVNCYDEGGDMNFPFGGYKQSGNGRDKSLHALEKYTELKSTLIRLR is encoded by the coding sequence ATGAACAAGTTGACTTTGGCTGACTGGCAGGACAAGGCGGCGTCGCTCGAGATCGATGGGCGCGCATTCATCGACGGCGCGTCGCGAGACGCGCACGGCGGCAAGACGTTCGACTGCGTGAGCCCGATCGACGGCCGCGTGCTCGCGAAGGTGGCCGATTGCGGCGAAGCCGACGTGAACGCCGCCGTCGCGGCCGCGCGCCGCGCGTTCGACGCGGGCGTGTGGGCCGGATTGAACCCGCGCGCGCGCAAGGCCGTGCTGCTGCGCTGGGGCGCGCTGATGCGCGAGCATCTCGACGAACTGGCGCTGCTGGAGACGCTCGACGCGGGCAAGCCGATCGGCGACACGACGACGGTCGATGTGCCGGGCGCCGCGTATTGCGTCGAGTGGTTCGCCGAGGCGATCGACAAGGTCGGCGGCGAGGTCGCGCCGGCCGACCATCATCTCGTCGGCCTCGTCACGCGCGAACCGGTCGGCGTGGTGGCGGCCGTCGTGCCGTGGAACTTCCCGATCCTGATGGCCGCATGGAAGTTCGGCCCGGCACTCGCGGCCGGCAACAGCGTCGTGCTGAAGCCGTCGGAGAAGTCGCCGCTGACCGCGATCCGCGTCGCGCAGCTCGCATACGAGGCCGGCATCCCGGCGGGCGTGTTCAACGTCGTGCCGGGCGCGGGCGAACCGGGCAAGCTGCTCGCGCTGCACCGCGACGTCGACTGCATCGCATTCACCGGCTCCACCGCGGTCGGCAAGCTGATCATGCAGTACGCCGCGCAGTCGAACCTGAAGCGCGCGTGGCTCGAACTTGGCGGCAAGTCGCCGAACATCGTGCTGCCCGATTGTCCGGATCTCGACCGCGCCGCGCAGGCCGCGGCCGGTGCGATCTTCTACAACATGGGCGAGATGTGCACGGCGGGCTCGCGGCTGCTCGTGCATCGCGACATCAAGGACGCGTTCATCGAGAAACTCGTCGCGGCCGCGCGTGCGTACGTGCCCGGCAATCCGCTCGATCCGTCGGTGTCGATGGGCGCGATCGTCGACGGCATCCAGCTCGAACGCGTGCTTGGCTACATCGACGCCGGGCGCAAGGAAGGCACGCTCGTGACGGGCGGCGCGCGCGTGAAGGAGGAGTCGGGCGGCTTCTACGTCGAGCCGACCGTGTTCGAGGTGAAGCCCGATGCCAGGATCGCGCGCGAGGAGATCTTCGGCCCCGTGCTGTCGGTGATCGTGTTCGACGATGTCGACGAGGCGGTGCGGATCGCGAACGATACCGAGTACGGGCTCGCGGCGGCCGTATGGACGTCGGACCTGACGACCGCGCACGACGTGTCGCGCCGGCTGCGGGCGGGCACGGTATGGGTGAACTGCTACGACGAGGGCGGCGACATGAACTTCCCGTTCGGCGGCTACAAGCAGTCGGGCAACGGCCGCGACAAGTCGCTGCACGCGCTCGAGAAGTACACCGAGCTGAAGTCGACGCTGATCCGGCTGCGCTGA
- a CDS encoding glutamine synthetase family protein, which yields MQDIEDFLKQHRITEVEAIIPDMAGIARGKITPRNKFTSGESMRLPQAVMVQTVTGEYPEDGSLTGVTDPDMVCVPDTSTIRLIPWAVDPTAQVIHDCVHFDGSPVEISPRYVLRRVLDLYKAKGWKPVVAPELEFYLVDMNKDPDLPLRPPVGRTGRPETGRQSYSIEAVNEFDPLFEDIYEYCEAQNLDIDTLIHEVGAAQMEINFMHGDALSLADQVFLFKRTVREAALRHNMYATFMAKPMENEPGSAMHVHQSIVDEETGRNLFTSQETGGATSLFYNYLAGLQKYTPALMPIFAPYINSYRRLSRFMAAPINVQWGYDNRTVGFRIPHSGPAARRIENRIPGVDCNPYLALAATLAAGYLGMTQRLEPTEPLVSDGYELPYQLPRNLEEGLTLMAACEPLGEILGHKFLKAYFALKETEYEAFFRVISSWERRHLLLHV from the coding sequence ATGCAAGACATCGAAGATTTTCTGAAGCAACACCGGATCACCGAAGTCGAAGCGATCATTCCCGACATGGCCGGTATCGCGCGCGGCAAGATCACGCCGCGCAACAAGTTCACGTCCGGCGAATCGATGCGCCTGCCGCAGGCCGTGATGGTGCAGACCGTCACCGGCGAATATCCGGAAGACGGCTCGCTCACCGGCGTGACCGACCCCGACATGGTGTGCGTGCCCGACACGTCGACGATCCGCCTGATTCCGTGGGCGGTCGACCCGACCGCGCAGGTGATTCACGACTGCGTGCACTTCGACGGCTCGCCGGTCGAGATCTCGCCGCGCTACGTGCTGCGCCGCGTGCTCGACCTGTACAAGGCGAAGGGCTGGAAGCCCGTGGTCGCGCCGGAGCTCGAGTTCTACCTGGTCGACATGAACAAGGACCCGGACCTGCCGCTGCGTCCGCCGGTCGGCCGCACAGGCCGCCCCGAGACAGGCCGCCAGTCGTATTCGATCGAGGCGGTGAACGAATTCGATCCGCTGTTCGAGGACATCTACGAGTACTGCGAAGCGCAGAACCTCGACATCGACACGCTGATCCATGAAGTCGGCGCCGCGCAGATGGAGATCAACTTCATGCACGGCGACGCGCTGTCGCTGGCCGACCAGGTGTTCCTGTTCAAGCGCACGGTGCGCGAGGCCGCGTTGCGCCACAACATGTACGCGACGTTCATGGCCAAGCCGATGGAAAACGAGCCGGGCTCCGCGATGCACGTGCACCAAAGCATCGTCGACGAGGAAACGGGCCGGAACCTGTTCACCTCGCAAGAAACGGGCGGCGCGACCTCGCTGTTCTACAACTACCTCGCGGGGCTGCAGAAGTACACGCCGGCGCTGATGCCGATCTTCGCGCCGTACATCAACTCGTACCGCCGGCTGTCGCGTTTCATGGCCGCGCCGATCAACGTGCAGTGGGGCTACGACAACCGCACGGTCGGCTTCCGCATCCCGCACTCGGGCCCGGCCGCACGACGCATCGAGAACCGGATCCCGGGCGTCGACTGCAACCCGTACCTCGCGCTCGCGGCGACGCTCGCGGCCGGCTATCTCGGCATGACGCAGCGCCTCGAGCCGACCGAGCCGCTCGTCAGCGACGGCTACGAGTTGCCGTACCAGCTGCCGCGCAACCTCGAGGAAGGACTCACGCTGATGGCCGCGTGCGAGCCGCTCGGCGAGATTCTCGGCCACAAGTTCCTGAAGGCGTATTTCGCGCTGAAGGAAACCGAATACGAAGCGTTCTTCCGCGTGATCAGCTCGTGGGAACGCCGTCATCTGCTGCTGCACGTGTAA
- a CDS encoding heavy-metal-associated domain-containing protein produces MEFEVQDMTCGGCANAITRAVTAADPAAKLDIDVAAKTVKVESTQGVERVQSIIEAAGFHPALRTA; encoded by the coding sequence ATGGAATTCGAAGTCCAGGACATGACCTGCGGCGGCTGTGCCAACGCGATCACGCGCGCGGTGACGGCCGCCGATCCCGCCGCGAAGCTCGATATCGACGTCGCCGCGAAGACCGTCAAGGTCGAATCGACGCAAGGCGTCGAACGCGTGCAGTCGATCATCGAGGCCGCGGGCTTCCACCCGGCGCTGCGCACCGCCTGA
- a CDS encoding cupin domain-containing protein, which translates to MSTEVAERLRFVRNKHGLSQRELAKRAGVTNGTISLIEQGRVSPSVGSLKKLLECIPMSLAEFFTFELVESRSVVSRRDEMPNLGNDALAFHLVGAGVKDRNMCIMREIYQPLADTGPEMLVHAGHEGGVVVSGRLELTVDGATWLLDPGDGYYFESRLPHRFRNPSAEQLCEVVSANSPATF; encoded by the coding sequence ATGTCTACCGAAGTCGCCGAGCGCCTGCGCTTCGTGCGCAACAAGCATGGCCTGTCGCAGCGCGAGCTCGCGAAGCGGGCCGGCGTGACCAACGGCACGATCTCGCTGATCGAACAGGGCCGCGTGAGCCCGTCGGTCGGCTCGCTGAAGAAGTTGCTCGAATGCATCCCGATGAGTCTCGCGGAGTTCTTCACGTTCGAGCTGGTCGAGTCGCGCTCGGTCGTGTCGCGTCGCGACGAGATGCCGAACCTCGGCAACGACGCGCTCGCGTTTCATCTCGTCGGCGCGGGCGTGAAGGACCGCAACATGTGCATCATGCGCGAGATCTACCAGCCGCTCGCCGATACGGGGCCCGAGATGCTCGTGCACGCGGGGCATGAGGGCGGTGTCGTCGTGTCGGGCCGGCTCGAGCTCACCGTCGACGGCGCGACCTGGCTGCTCGACCCCGGAGACGGCTACTACTTCGAAAGCCGTTTGCCGCACCGTTTTCGCAATCCCAGCGCGGAACAGCTCTGCGAGGTCGTGTCGGCCAATTCGCCGGCCACCTTCTGA
- a CDS encoding gamma-glutamyl-gamma-aminobutyrate hydrolase family protein has protein sequence MERKPLVGITADFTQLGAHASHTVGDKYVAAIVDGAHAFAMVLPALGDRQSVDDVLDTVDGLLFTGSYSNVEPHLYGGEPSAPGTKHDPARDATTLPLLRAAIAAGVPVLAVCRGFQELNVVCGGTLHQRVHDVPGLADHREDDDAPMDTQYGPAHTVRLTHGGVLHALAGGRDDVYVNSLHKQGIAQLGSGLAVEAVAPDGLIEAVSVVDAPAFALAVQWHPEWRHAHDPLSSAIFRAFGDACRTRRNARTRAAAAAALA, from the coding sequence ATGGAAAGGAAACCCCTCGTCGGCATCACCGCCGACTTCACGCAGCTCGGCGCACACGCGTCGCACACGGTTGGCGACAAGTACGTCGCGGCGATCGTCGACGGCGCGCACGCGTTCGCGATGGTGCTGCCGGCACTCGGCGATCGCCAGTCGGTCGACGACGTGCTCGACACGGTCGACGGCCTGCTGTTTACCGGCAGCTACTCGAACGTCGAGCCGCACCTGTATGGCGGCGAGCCGAGCGCGCCAGGCACGAAGCACGATCCCGCACGCGACGCGACGACGCTGCCGCTGCTGCGCGCCGCGATCGCGGCGGGCGTGCCGGTGCTCGCCGTATGTCGCGGCTTCCAGGAGCTGAACGTCGTCTGCGGCGGCACGCTGCACCAGCGCGTGCACGACGTGCCGGGCCTCGCCGATCATCGCGAAGACGACGATGCGCCGATGGACACGCAATATGGCCCGGCGCACACCGTGCGCCTGACGCACGGCGGCGTGCTGCACGCGCTCGCCGGCGGCCGCGACGACGTGTACGTGAACTCGCTGCACAAGCAGGGCATCGCGCAGCTCGGTTCCGGCCTCGCCGTCGAGGCCGTCGCGCCGGACGGCCTGATCGAGGCCGTCAGCGTCGTCGATGCACCGGCGTTCGCCCTCGCCGTGCAATGGCACCCGGAATGGCGGCATGCGCATGACCCGCTGTCGAGCGCGATTTTCCGCGCCTTCGGCGACGCCTGCCGCACGCGCCGCAACGCCCGCACGCGTGCCGCGGCCGCCGCCGCGCTCGCTTGA